The following is a genomic window from bacterium (Candidatus Blackallbacteria) CG13_big_fil_rev_8_21_14_2_50_49_14.
TGAGCTGGCCCATGCTGCTGGGGTGATACGTCAGGCCCTGCGTGAAGAAGCGGGAAGTCTTCTGGTTTTTTTGCCGGGTTCAGGCGAAATCCGACGCCTGGCTGAACGTTTGGGTGATTTGCCTGCCAACTGCCAGGTGACACCGCTCTATGGTGATTTAGCGCCTATAGAGCAGGACCGTGCGATTCAACCCGCTCCTGCTGGGCAGCGAAAAATCGTACTGGCGACCAATATTGCTGAGACCAGTCTGACGATTGAAGGCATTCGGGGCGTGATCGATCTGGGCCAAGAGCGCACGCCTGTCTTTGATCCCATCAGTGGCATGACCCGTTTAACCACCCGTCGGATTTCACGGGCATCAGCCCTTCAGCGCCAGGGCCGGGCAGGGCGACTGGAACCCGGTTTTTGTATTCGGCTTTGGCAGGAATCGGATACAGCACGTCTCTTGCCCGAGATTGAACCTGAAATTCTCAGTGCCGATTTGGCTCCCTTGGTGTTGGAACTGGCGCAGTGGGGCTGTTCGGATCCCTTTCAACTGGCCTGGCTGGATCCCCCACCGTCTGTGCCTTGGGAACAGGCCCAAAGTCTGCTTCAGGCCTTGGGGGCACTGGATGCCAAAGGCCTGATGACCTCCCATGGCAAAGCGCTTGTTGGTCTGCCCCTGCACCCCCGTTTGGGGCATATGGTGCTGAAAGCCCGTGAACAGAATTTAGGCGGTTTGGCCTGTACCCTGGCCGCTCTGCTCTCAGAACGCGATATTTTCAAGGGGGCAGCCAGTCGTGATGCAGATTTGGGCTCCCGTTTGCAAGCCTTGAGCCGGGGGCGGGCAGGCCGTCAGGAGGCGATTCAAAAAGCTGCAGCCCAGGTGGGTGAAAAATTGGGGCTCAAGCCAGCATTTCACCCGATTGAAGAACTGGGACTGCTGATTGGTCTGGCTTATCCCGAGCGTCTGGCACAAAGACGGGGCGAAAGCGCACGTTATCGTCTGGCCAACGGTCGGGGGGCTGTTTTACCTGAAGGTGATTTTCTGGCCCGTGAACCCCTGCTGGCGATTGCCCAGCTCGATGGTCATCCGCGCGAAGCCAAAATCTTTCTGGCGGCGGCCCTCAGCCCCGAACAGCTTGAGCTTTTAAGTGAAGCTCAAACGGAAACCGGCCTGGAAGTCAGTTTTAATCAGCAGACAGGTTCAGTTCAGGCTTGGCGGGTCACCCGCTATGGGGCCTTGGTGCTTAAAAAAGAGCGGATTCAGAACCCCGATGCCGATACCTTGGCTTTGGCTTTGTTGGAAGGCGTGCGTCAAAAGGGAATCGCCAAACTGCCTTGGAGCGAGAACCAGTTGGAACTGCGCGAGCGGGTGGCTTTTTTGCATCGCCACCAACCTCAGGACTGGCCAGATCTGAGCGATGATGCACTGAAGTCTGCTTTGAAGGATTGGCTTTTGCCTTTTCTCACGGGCTTGAAACGCCTGGAGGCGATTACCCCAGCGCTTTTGCAGCAGGCTTTGGAATACTATTTGGGCTATGAAAAGCTCGCGCTTTTGGATTCCTGGGCTCCCAGTCATTGGCCTGTACCCAGTGGTTCGCGTATCCGGCTGGATTACTCTGGAGAAGAGCCTGTCTTGGCTGCGCGCTTGCAGGAGCTTTTTGGTATGCTGGATACCCCCAAAATTTTAGGTGGCAGGGCGCCTCTATTAATTCATCTGCTTTCACCGGCCCGCCGCCCAGTGCAGGTCACGCGTGATCTTGCCAGTTTCTGGCGGGAGACCTATCCTGAGGTTAAAAAAGAACTCAAGGGCCGTTATCCCAAGCATTACTGGCCCGAGGATCCGCTTCAGGCCGAGGCTGTGCGAGGAATTAAGCGTAAGCCCGAGCCAAAGGCCTGATTCGCGCTTGAAAATCTCGGCTATACACGCTGAGAGCCCCTTCCCGCAATGCTGTTTCAGTTTAGTCTGCTTGGGGGCCGGGGGCAATGGGGCTGTAGGAGGGGTATTATTGAGGTCTTTAATTTGTAAACTCTTTCGAATATTCGAATCTTCTAATATACTTAAGCCATGTTCTTGATTTAGGAGTTTCCTATGACCATCACGCAAATGCGCATTTTTAAAGCCGAATTTTTCAAAGCTTTGGCCAATCCTGTGCGCAAAAGATCGAGAATCGAAATGCGCACAGGCGAGAAAAGCGTCAATGATCTGGCGGCTTCGATTCAGATTGAACAGGCGGGTGTGTCTCAGCATCTTGCTATTTTAAGGGCCAAACACCTGGTCAAAAACCGCAAAAAAGGCAACAGTGTCTATTATTCGATTGCCGATCCCGCGATTTTCGTGCTTTTGGATGATGCTGCCCGAATTTTTAAAAACAACCTGATCGATTTACAGGGGCTGGTCAGCCCTGCTGAAAATCCCTCAATGATGCCTGCTCCGAATGAATGAAACAGTCAGGGGTCTGTGCTCAGGTCTCTGCTGAAAGAAGGAAAGTATAACAGTGGAAGTTCAAATTGTATCAAAAGCTTTGCATGAAGCTGAAACCGAAATTTTGGTTCTGACGATTTTCCAGGATACCCTGCGCAATTTGGGGTATTTGAGTGAACTGGATCAGAAATTGAACGGCAAGCTCAGCCGCATGATTGAAAGCAAAGAAATTCAAGGGAAGTACCGCGAGTTTACGATTCTGCATCTGGATGGGCCAGGCCCCAAACGGCTTTTGGTAATGGGCTTGGGCCAGCAAAAAGACTTTTCAATTGACAGAGTTCGTTCGATTGCTGCCAATTCAGCCCGCTATGCCCGCCGGATCCGGGTCTCTGAAATTGCCATTCATGATTTTTCAGAATATGCAGTTTCCCCCCATGACTGTGCTTCGGCTTTGATTGAGGGCGTCTTGATGGGCATGTACCGTTTTGATAAATACAAAACTCAAAAGAAAAATTCAGAGAAAAAATTAAAGAAGATCAAAATTATCGCGAGTGAAGGCGCACAGATTGAAGCTCTGCGTGTGGGGGCTGAAAAAGGTAAAAACCTGGCTGAAAGCACCAATTTTGTGCGCGATTTGGTCAATGAGCCCGCCAATTATCTAACCCCTGTGCGCTTTGCTGAATATGCGCAGGAAGTGGCTGAGGCCGAAGGGCTTGAAATTCAGATTCTGGGGCCCGAAGAGCTGGAGCGTGAAGGCATGGGTGCTTTTCTGGCTGTGGCCCGTGGTTCTGAAGAACCTCCACGTATGGTTGTCATGCGTTATCAGGGCAATCCAGGCGGCAAGACCCTGGGCCTGGTCGGCAAAGGCGTAACCTTTGATTCTGGCGGCTATGATATCAAACCCTCTCCTTCGATGCTGCGCATGCACGGCGATATGGCGGGTGCTGCTGCGACCTTGGGAGCCGTTCGGGCGATTGCCCATGAAAAATTGGCGCTGAATCTGGTGGCGGTCATGCCTTTGGCCGAAAATCTGATCAATGGCAGAGCCTATAAACCTTCTGATATTCTCACTTCGATGTCAGGCAAGACGATTGAAATGCTCAATACCGATGCCGAAGGCCGACTTCTGCTCTGTGATGCCCTGACCTATATTCAAAAATACCACCAACCCGATGTTTTGATTGATATCGCGACCTTGACCGGAGCCGCGATAGTCGCGCTGGGCAGAACCGTTTCGGCGGTTTTGAGCAATGATGACACACTCTATACTGACCTTTTCAAGGCAGGAGAGTATACCGGAGAACGCGTCTGGCGCTTGCCGCTCTATGAAGAGTATCGTTCGCAGCTGATTTCAGATGTGGCAGATATTGAAAGTGTGGGCGGGCGTTCTGCGGGAACGATTACGGCGGCGATGTTTTTGAAAGAATTTATTGATCCCGACCGGGCTTGGTTGCATTTGGATATTGCAGGAACCGCTGTGATGGAAGAAGAAATCGCACGTTATGTCAAAACCCCTTATATCCCCAAAGAAGGCGGCACGGGTACCGGCACACGCCTGCTATATACCTTTGCTGAAAACTTTGCCAGAAAGGCCTAAACGGGAACTTCAGCCATGCGTGATCTACCTCAAAAGACAGAATCTCCAGGTCTTTTGCCGCGCTTAAAAGTCGTGGGCCGTTGTTTAAGTTTGGCCTGTCCGCGTTGCGGTTGGCGTCCGATCGCGGGTTTGTTTTCCTTTCAAACCCGCTGTCCGGGTTGCGATTTGTTGATCGACAAGGGCAATGGCTTTTTATTGGGGGCTTTGCCAATTTCCTATGTGGTGTTTATCTTTGTCTGGCTTTTGCCGGTTTCGGCAGCCTGGATTATGAAAGCACTGACCTATCCTGTCGCTTTTGGGCTGATTGGGGTGGGAGCGGTGGTGATTCCTTTGCTGATTTACAATTATTGCAAACTGATTTCTCTTGCCCTCTATTATTTTTTCATGGTGGCGGAGTTGACTGAAACGTCTGAGAATGGCTGAATCTGTGAGCTTTGAGCTGGATTTAGACTGGGTAAGTCGTTATTTGCCCCATCAGGGTGCTTTGCAGCATTTTGTACACCATAATCCGCTGGCAGCATTTGAATCTCTGCCCTTTGAGGTGGCTTGCCAGCAAGCGCGTGAGCTCTACGGGGGATATTGTTTTTTAGAACAAAAACGCTATTTGGAATATCTTCAGCAGGGAAAGATCGCCTTGTCTGTTTTAGCGTCTGAATTAAGGGCTTGGTATTCTGAGCAGGAATCTCTTTCTGAGCAAGAATTACAGGCGCTTTTGCAGGTTTTTCTGAATCCCCCCCGTTTGAGCTTGAAAAATACGATTGAAAAAAAACTGTTACAGGAACCTCGCCAAGCGCTTCTCAGCGAGCTTAAAAGCCTGATCGCTGAAGTTGCAATTGCTGAGCCAATTTCTTCGACATTGACTTACCCCACCTATCGTGAGGTCATTCTTGCGCAAAAAGGGGTCGATATTGATACCCAGATCAATCCTTTGATGGCAAAATTTTTCAGTGCCTATGCTGATCCGGGCTGTGCTTATTGGAAAGTGGAGTATAAGCGAGAGGGTCTTTGGGCCTGTTTCCTTGAAAATTATCGCTCGCCTTATTTACTCGAAAATACCTTTGCCCGTATGCTTCACTTGGAATTGTTTCACTCTTCGGTTCAAGATCTTAATCCAGATCAGGCTTTGCTTTACTATCTTGAAGCCCTTCAGCTTCAACCTGAAAACTACAAAAAATACCTCTTGGCAATGGGGTTGCGTTTGCGCGGTTGGGCGGGTCTATTCAATCAGATGGAGCACGAGCCTGAGCAGCGTTTGGATGGTACTTCTTTTGTTTTGAAGGAGTTTCTCCTGGTCAAACTGGTGTTTGAGTATGTGGCCTGCAAGGCCTATCTTCCCCGTTTTGAAGAAAAAGTGCTTTTGTACCACCAGCTTGAACGGGCCAAGCAAAAGCAAGACGATCTGCAAGCCGAATGGCTTTATTTGAGTCTTCACTTTTTTGATTTGCATCTGGGGCCGGGCGAATGGCAGGCCTCTCCTACTGAGAAGAAAAGATGGCTGCATCTGTTGCGTGTTTTGCTTAAGGAACAGCGTAAATTAATTTACCAACGCGCCCTTGAGAAGACCTATGCCCTTGAGGTTCTTTCGGTTTTTAAGCAGGTGAAACAGCTTGAACAAACGGTTTCATCCCCTCCCGCTTTTCAATATATTACCTGTATCGATGATCGTGAAGAATCGTTGCGTCGTTATATTGAAGCCCAGGTGCCAGATTGTGAAACCTTTGGTGTGGCGGGTTATTTTGAAATGAATATGTATTTTCAAGCCCATAATGAAGTTCGTTCACGCAAACTCTGCCCGGGTGTGATTCAAGAAACTTTTCAGGTTCAACAGGTGAAAAAGAGCAAGGCTCAAGTTTCGCTCAGTCAAACCTATGCCAGAGTCTTCCGTAGCTATTCAACGCATTCCAAAATTTCATTTTTTGCTTATCTGATTACTGTGGTGACTGGTTTTCTCAGCGCGATTCCCTTTTTTATCAAGGTATTTTTGCCCTATTTAGATCTGGTTTTACGCCAATCGATACGTGCTTATTTTCTGCCAGAACAAGAGCTTGAAGATTTGATCTTTCATGAACAGGGCCAGGTATTGGGTTTGTCTTATGCTCAGGCCGCTGAAAAGGTTTATCAATTGCTGAAAACGATTGATTTACTTGAAAATTTCAGTGAATTTATCTATGTGGTGGGGCATGGCTCTTCAAGTATCAACAACCCCCATGAATATGCCTATAACTGTGGCGCCTGTGGCGGGGGAGAAGGACGGGCCAATGCCCGTGTTTTTGCGACACTTGCCAATACCCCTGAAGTACGAACTCTGCTCAAAGCCAATCATGCACTTGAGCTTCCCGAAACAACGATTTTTATCGCAGGGTATCATGATACCTGCCAGGACAGTTTGCTCTGGTCTGAACCGTCTTTAACCGCGCAGCAAAAGCAGCGCCACGCGCATTATGTCGCGAAAATGAATCGGGCCTTGAAATACAACGCTGCTGAGCGGGCACGTAAATTTTTTAATATTTCCAAGCGTCTGGGCATTTTAAGTGCGTTTAAACAGGTCTTCAAGCGTTCGAATGATTTGGCCGAGGCCCGACCGGAATACAACCATGCAACCCAGGCGCTTTGCGTGATTGGGCGGCGCAGCCTCAATCAACATATCTTTTTTGATCGCAGAGCTTTTCTCTGTTCCTATAATCCCGATTCGGATGATGGTTCTGTGCTTGCCAAAAGCATGGCAGCGGTCATGCCCGTCTGTGCGGGCATCAGTTTGGAATACTATTTCAGCAGTATGGATCCCGAAGTCTATGGCTGTGGCTCGAAACTGAGCCACAATATTACCTGTGATTATGCCGTGATGAGTGGCTTTGCCAGTGATCTTCGCTTGGGGCTTTCAAAACAGATGGTTGAAATTCACGACCCACGCAGAATTCTCTTTGTGATAGAAAGCGAACCCGAAATTGTACACGCAATTTTGTTGGAGAATCCACAACTCGAAAATCTTGTGAAAAACAGGTGGGTTTCTTTGCTTGTTTACCATGCGCGTACTGAAACCTTCTTTGGTTTTCAAAATCAGGGTTTTGTGCCGCTTGAAATTCCTGAAGCCGAATATTTGAGCTATGTTTGTTCAGAAAATATTCCCACTGATGCCAGCAACCTGATCCCCGTTGCTTTGTTGGAGAGACAACTATGCCCGTGAGCTATGCCCCTCTGTTTGGTGTTCCTCTGATTGTTTTGCCGCTTTTGATGTTTCTTTATGCCATTCTCGTGCGGGTTGTGAAGGTACGGAATTATTCCCGCTCGCTCAGCTTTTTGGCGATCTTGACCCAAATCTTGCTCTTTGCGTGTGCCTTGGGCACTTCGGCTTTTGTCGCCAGGCATGGAAACTATGACTTTTTACTTTTTAGCTGGATGCAAGATGCCAAACCTGTCTATCATCTGCAAATTCACCTTGAGCTTTCAACTTGTGTTTTCTTGCTCTTGGCGAGTTTTCTAAGTGGTGTGATCGGGCGTTTTTCGATCAGCTATTTGGCCTACGAAGAAGGCTATTACAAGTTTTTTATCAATTTCTATTTAATGCAATTGGCGCTCTATACGCTGATCTTAAGCGCTAATTTCTACTTTGTTTTGATTGCTTGGGAATTGCTTGGCTTGGCCTCAATCTTCCTGATCTCCTTTTATCAAGGCAGTCAAAAAACAGTAGACAATGCACTATTTGTATTGGGAATTTATAAATTTTGTGATTTGTTTTTAATTTTGGCGCTATTACTCTTTCAGCACGAACAACATGGCTTTATTCTTTCAAAAACTTCTCACCAGGCTTCCGTCTTTTTCCTTTGCGTGCTCTGTCTTGCCTCGATGGGAAAATCTGCTCTTTTTCCCTTTTCAAAATGGGTGCCTCGGGCCATGGAAGGGCCGACAACCTCCAGCGCGATCTTTTATGGGGCCTTGTCGATTCATGCTGGGGTGATTCTATTGGTCAAGTTTCGCGTCTTTTTTGAAGCCCATGTCTGGATTCATTTTCTGCTGTTTTGGATGGGCTTGCTTTCGGCTGTCTACGCCAGTTTGAAAAGCCGGATTCAAACCGATGTTAAATCGACATTGGCCTATGCCACGGTGGTGCAGGTCGGCCTGATCTATATGGAGTTTGCCTTGGGTTGGTATGAACTTGTTTTATTGCATACCGTTTCCAATGCGCTTTTGAAAACCTACCAATTTATTCGCACACCTTCCAATATTCACCATTTTCACCATCTTGAAAAAATGAATTACCATTTATTTGACCCCCATGGGTTGCATTTTGAAATGTTTTTGCCCCGTTCGACACGCATTTGGAGTTATAAACTGGTTTACCATAATTTTGGGCTGACCCTGGCTTGGCAGACGCTTTTAAAACCTCTGAAGCAGTTTCAGACTTTTCTGAACCACAAGCTGGAAGCGCTCACTGAGCGGTTGGTTCAAGTGCCGATTTTTCGCTCTCAAGCCCTGGTTTTGCTGATTGGGGGGAGTGGCGTATTGGGGTTGATCTGGCTGGAACGCCATGCCTTTATTCAGCAGTTGTATCTTTCCGGTGGTCTGCTTTTGGGGGCTTTGTTTTTTTCATTCTTGAGTTTGAAACACACAACCATTGAGCATTATCTTATCAAAATAAAATCCAGTTATTTTTGCGTTTCTGCAAGTGCGATCTTATTTTTTGGTAATCTAGAGCACTACAATGCGCTTTACTATTTTGGTCTCAACTTGATCTCTTTGTTCATTCTCGATTTCTTTATCAAGTATTTGTCCCGGCGTTTGGATCTTGACAGTCTTCAGGCCTATTTGGGTATTGGCAATCGCTATAAATATATCAGCATGATCGCGATTTCGATTCTGTTGATGCTGACGTTTACACCTGGATTTGCTTCTTTTATTGTTTTTGATGCTGTTTTAGAAGAAATATCTGAAAAATCAAAATTTATTATGATTTTCTTTTTGGCTGTCAATATATTGAATATGTATTCGTTTTTTAAGTTTATGTTTAAACTATTATTTGGTGAAACCCAGCAACATCTCAGTGAATACCCTGACTTTACGCCTTTTGAGCGTTTGAAGCTGGCGTTGTTGATCTTGCCCATGATTGCGGCGGGTTTATTGCCTTTTTTATAAGAAAGATCAAAAATACCATCGACGCGATAATAATCAAGGCTCTCAAGCGAAAGCAATGGTTATAGGCATATTTAACCCGTGTGAAAGAACTCAAACCTTGAGTGAAACTTCGCTCAAGGGGCCGGTTTTGACATTGACCTGAATCAGTCCCTCTGCTTTTTTGACCAGCTCACGGCATTCCTGACTGAGGTGGTAAAGATGCAGCTCTTTGCCCTGTTTCAGATATTTCTCGGTTAAGCTGTGTACCGCTTCAAGCCCTGAATGATCCATGATTCTTGAAGCTTCAAAGTCGATATAAATGGCCAGGGGATCGGCTTTGACATCAAAGGCTTCTAAAAAGTTTTGCACCGAAGCAAAAAACAGATAGCCTTTGATCTGGTAATGTTTGCCCCCCTCAGCGTCAAGAGAGGACTCGACCTGAATATATTCTGCTTTTTTCCAACTGAAGACCAGCGCCGAAACCACGATGCCTGCCAGAACCGCAGTAGCAAGATCCGTCAAAACAGTCACCCCAGAGACCAAAATCAAGACAAAGGCA
Proteins encoded in this region:
- a CDS encoding transcriptional regulator is translated as MRIFKAEFFKALANPVRKRSRIEMRTGEKSVNDLAASIQIEQAGVSQHLAILRAKHLVKNRKKGNSVYYSIADPAIFVLLDDAARIFKNNLIDLQGLVSPAENPSMMPAPNE
- the hrpB gene encoding ATP-dependent helicase HrpB — its product is MNLNALLPELGLQLETSLCVILEAPPGTGKTTTVPPALLNAPWLAGQKILMLEPRRLAAKSAARYMAQQRSEQVGQSVGYRVRMETRVSAQTRIEVVTEGVLTRMLQSDPALEGVGLVIFDEFHERSLQADLGLALCRESQQVLREDLRLLIMSATLPERLAGLLGDVPVLRAGGVTHPVSLRYAPPPLGGDELAHAAGVIRQALREEAGSLLVFLPGSGEIRRLAERLGDLPANCQVTPLYGDLAPIEQDRAIQPAPAGQRKIVLATNIAETSLTIEGIRGVIDLGQERTPVFDPISGMTRLTTRRISRASALQRQGRAGRLEPGFCIRLWQESDTARLLPEIEPEILSADLAPLVLELAQWGCSDPFQLAWLDPPPSVPWEQAQSLLQALGALDAKGLMTSHGKALVGLPLHPRLGHMVLKAREQNLGGLACTLAALLSERDIFKGAASRDADLGSRLQALSRGRAGRQEAIQKAAAQVGEKLGLKPAFHPIEELGLLIGLAYPERLAQRRGESARYRLANGRGAVLPEGDFLAREPLLAIAQLDGHPREAKIFLAAALSPEQLELLSEAQTETGLEVSFNQQTGSVQAWRVTRYGALVLKKERIQNPDADTLALALLEGVRQKGIAKLPWSENQLELRERVAFLHRHQPQDWPDLSDDALKSALKDWLLPFLTGLKRLEAITPALLQQALEYYLGYEKLALLDSWAPSHWPVPSGSRIRLDYSGEEPVLAARLQELFGMLDTPKILGGRAPLLIHLLSPARRPVQVTRDLASFWRETYPEVKKELKGRYPKHYWPEDPLQAEAVRGIKRKPEPKA
- a CDS encoding leucyl aminopeptidase yields the protein MTVEVQIVSKALHEAETEILVLTIFQDTLRNLGYLSELDQKLNGKLSRMIESKEIQGKYREFTILHLDGPGPKRLLVMGLGQQKDFSIDRVRSIAANSARYARRIRVSEIAIHDFSEYAVSPHDCASALIEGVLMGMYRFDKYKTQKKNSEKKLKKIKIIASEGAQIEALRVGAEKGKNLAESTNFVRDLVNEPANYLTPVRFAEYAQEVAEAEGLEIQILGPEELEREGMGAFLAVARGSEEPPRMVVMRYQGNPGGKTLGLVGKGVTFDSGGYDIKPSPSMLRMHGDMAGAAATLGAVRAIAHEKLALNLVAVMPLAENLINGRAYKPSDILTSMSGKTIEMLNTDAEGRLLLCDALTYIQKYHQPDVLIDIATLTGAAIVALGRTVSAVLSNDDTLYTDLFKAGEYTGERVWRLPLYEEYRSQLISDVADIESVGGRSAGTITAAMFLKEFIDPDRAWLHLDIAGTAVMEEEIARYVKTPYIPKEGGTGTGTRLLYTFAENFARKA